The proteins below come from a single Acidobacteriota bacterium genomic window:
- the mfd gene encoding transcription-repair coupling factor gives MSAWRELRRRIRRGGDYRELAAAERAVVVGLPVRAASVVFELLAEDRAAAQLVVVPSESEVLAWTDGARLLGHGEGERVVPFPSPALTPYQQAEASLQVRAQESVAYDVLLRTPRVTVVCTPRTLFHRLAEPEAFLRSVVDLRVGEDVVLEELLTHLVSRGYRRADLVAAVGAVAQRGGVFDLFAPGEPRPARLDLFGDTIESIHRFDASTQRSEEAVESLRIRPLTPFAAAPEQAAELALALLEERGGDLAESSRTQLEEMVEGEPFAGWEKYLPLLQPSTSLGEVMENATVVVVEPGRVRREIEQHAEMLWDEYARRSDDGDVAAEPERLTVPSTQVLDLVEDAAVRVGGVLDEPARRRTRVDFGAVETDVLIDQLPRFPREVETAAARGDDLWLVARAGRHESLRRTLGSREIDWDGGGIRLVDGELGRGFRLPAARLVLFGEGQLFRRRARTPRRRRRMGPFVSGLGDLRVGEFVVHEDHGIGQFLGLRTLEGPPDDGPEVEGYGPRRQSRAIEVMELLYSSGRTLLLPLTRLDEIERYSGIEGLAPRLDQLGGSSWAKKKGRIRRSLKAIATDLLKLYAERRLARAVPMNEDSDRQLQFESAFSYEETPDQLESIGTIKEDLGRERPMDRLLCGDVGFGKTEVAMRAAFKAVDNGLQVAVLAPTTILADQHLRVFRRRFQGFGVEIEMVSRFRSAAQVRKIRERLAPGEIHILIGTHRLLSRDIDLPCLGLVIIDEEQRFGVAQKERLRELKRNVHVLAMSATPVPRTLQLSLAGVRDLSLIESPPRDRMAVETRVLPFSGDLVREAIEFEVERGGQVFYVYNRVEDIEGMLRYLRELVPGLRITVGHGQMDEAELSRRMRAFTSGEVDLLLATTIIENGIDIPNVNTMLVHRADRFGLAQLYQLRGRVGRSDQLGYCYLLAPPDTVLSEEARKRLVAIREFTELGAGFRIAARDLEIRGAGNLLGAEQSGHIAEVGIETYMKMLEQTIAELRGEAPAETPSASISLPTPMSIPEDYISEISLRLEIYRRLADADEEPDTLLGELRDRFGPPPEAVHALVRGAELKRVAESLGVQSIAHRKERLTIRLRRDAKVDVDGLIRFVSEREGAGFTPDGVLTLGGIPGPQALEVTLQLLQLLSGEPLSGLAASETVH, from the coding sequence GTGTCCGCGTGGCGTGAACTCCGCCGCCGCATTCGTCGCGGCGGGGACTACCGCGAACTGGCTGCGGCCGAACGCGCGGTGGTCGTCGGTCTGCCGGTACGCGCGGCCTCGGTGGTGTTCGAGCTGCTGGCTGAGGACAGGGCCGCGGCCCAGCTCGTCGTCGTTCCGAGCGAGAGCGAGGTCCTTGCCTGGACGGATGGGGCTCGGTTGCTCGGGCATGGGGAGGGGGAGCGCGTCGTCCCCTTTCCGTCCCCGGCGCTGACGCCGTACCAGCAGGCGGAAGCCTCGCTGCAGGTGCGCGCCCAGGAGAGCGTCGCCTACGACGTCCTGCTCCGCACCCCGCGCGTCACCGTCGTCTGCACGCCGCGGACCCTGTTTCATCGCCTCGCGGAACCTGAGGCGTTCCTCCGGTCAGTCGTGGACCTTCGGGTGGGTGAGGATGTCGTGTTGGAGGAACTCCTGACCCACCTGGTCTCCCGCGGCTATCGGCGCGCCGACCTGGTGGCGGCGGTAGGGGCCGTGGCGCAGCGGGGCGGTGTGTTCGACCTCTTTGCTCCCGGCGAGCCGCGGCCCGCGCGACTCGACCTGTTCGGCGACACGATCGAGAGCATCCACCGTTTCGATGCCTCGACGCAGCGCTCCGAGGAGGCGGTCGAGTCGTTGCGCATCCGGCCCCTGACGCCGTTCGCGGCCGCGCCGGAACAGGCCGCCGAGCTGGCTCTGGCGCTGCTGGAAGAGCGAGGAGGCGATCTGGCCGAGTCGTCCCGCACGCAACTGGAGGAAATGGTCGAGGGGGAGCCCTTTGCGGGCTGGGAGAAGTACCTCCCTCTGCTGCAGCCGAGCACGAGTCTCGGTGAGGTGATGGAGAACGCGACGGTCGTCGTGGTCGAACCAGGCCGCGTGCGCCGGGAGATCGAGCAGCACGCCGAGATGCTCTGGGACGAGTACGCGAGACGGTCCGACGACGGGGACGTCGCCGCGGAACCGGAACGGCTGACCGTGCCCAGCACGCAGGTGCTCGATCTCGTCGAGGACGCGGCCGTCCGGGTCGGGGGCGTTCTGGACGAACCCGCGCGACGGCGAACGCGGGTCGACTTCGGGGCGGTCGAGACGGACGTGCTGATCGATCAGCTTCCCCGTTTCCCGCGCGAGGTAGAGACCGCGGCGGCGCGCGGCGACGATCTCTGGCTGGTGGCTCGCGCCGGACGACACGAGTCGCTTCGCCGAACGCTCGGCAGCCGCGAGATCGACTGGGATGGAGGCGGGATACGGCTGGTCGACGGTGAACTGGGACGGGGCTTCCGGCTGCCGGCTGCCCGGCTGGTGCTGTTCGGCGAGGGACAGCTCTTTCGGCGCCGGGCGAGGACTCCGCGCCGCCGCCGCCGGATGGGCCCCTTCGTGTCGGGGCTCGGGGACCTGCGGGTCGGTGAGTTCGTGGTTCACGAGGACCACGGCATCGGGCAGTTCCTGGGGCTGCGCACGCTGGAAGGTCCGCCCGACGACGGACCCGAGGTGGAGGGCTACGGACCGCGCAGGCAGTCGCGGGCGATCGAGGTCATGGAACTGCTCTACTCATCGGGCCGTACGTTGCTCCTGCCTCTGACTCGCCTGGACGAGATCGAACGCTACAGCGGCATCGAGGGCCTGGCCCCACGCCTCGACCAGTTGGGCGGGAGCAGCTGGGCGAAGAAGAAGGGCCGGATCCGGCGCAGCCTGAAGGCGATCGCCACCGATCTGTTGAAGCTGTATGCCGAGCGCCGGCTGGCGCGGGCGGTGCCGATGAACGAGGACAGCGACCGCCAGCTCCAGTTCGAGAGCGCCTTCAGCTACGAGGAGACGCCGGATCAACTGGAGTCGATCGGGACGATCAAGGAGGATCTGGGCCGCGAACGGCCGATGGACCGGCTTCTCTGCGGCGATGTCGGCTTCGGCAAGACGGAAGTCGCGATGCGGGCGGCGTTCAAGGCGGTCGACAACGGCCTGCAGGTCGCCGTGCTGGCGCCGACGACCATCCTTGCCGATCAGCACCTGCGGGTCTTCAGGAGGCGCTTTCAGGGTTTCGGCGTGGAGATCGAGATGGTGTCCAGGTTCCGTTCGGCCGCCCAGGTCCGGAAGATCCGGGAGCGGCTGGCGCCGGGCGAGATCCACATCCTGATCGGCACGCACCGGCTGCTGAGCCGGGATATCGACCTGCCGTGCCTGGGTCTGGTGATCATCGACGAGGAGCAGCGCTTCGGCGTCGCCCAGAAGGAGCGCCTGCGGGAACTGAAGCGGAACGTTCACGTCCTGGCGATGTCGGCGACGCCGGTGCCGCGTACCCTGCAGTTGTCCCTGGCGGGAGTCAGGGATCTGTCCCTGATCGAGTCGCCGCCGCGGGATCGGATGGCGGTCGAGACGCGGGTGCTGCCGTTCTCGGGCGATCTGGTCCGCGAGGCGATCGAGTTCGAGGTCGAGCGTGGCGGCCAGGTGTTCTACGTCTACAACCGGGTCGAGGACATCGAGGGAATGCTCCGCTACCTGCGCGAACTCGTGCCTGGGCTCCGGATCACCGTCGGCCACGGACAGATGGACGAGGCCGAACTGAGCCGGCGGATGAGGGCCTTCACGTCGGGAGAAGTCGACCTGCTGCTGGCGACGACGATCATCGAGAACGGGATCGACATCCCCAACGTGAACACGATGCTCGTGCACCGCGCGGATCGTTTCGGTCTGGCCCAGCTCTACCAGTTGCGCGGCCGCGTAGGACGCAGTGACCAGTTGGGTTACTGCTACCTTCTGGCGCCCCCGGACACCGTGCTCTCGGAGGAGGCGCGCAAGCGGCTCGTCGCGATCAGGGAGTTCACCGAGTTGGGGGCGGGGTTCCGGATCGCGGCGCGCGATCTGGAGATTCGGGGCGCCGGTAACCTGCTCGGGGCGGAGCAGAGCGGTCACATCGCGGAAGTGGGAATCGAGACCTACATGAAGATGCTGGAACAGACGATCGCGGAACTCCGGGGCGAAGCGCCGGCGGAGACGCCGTCGGCGTCGATCAGCCTGCCCACGCCCATGTCGATTCCGGAGGACTACATCAGCGAGATCTCGTTGCGGCTCGAGATCTACCGGCGTCTGGCGGACGCTGACGAGGAGCCGGACACGCTGCTTGGCGAACTTCGCGACCGTTTCGGACCGCCGCCCGAGGCGGTCCACGCCCTGGTTCGCGGCGCGGAACTGAAACGGGTCGCGGAGTCCCTGGGTGTCCAGTCGATCGCGCACCGGAAAGAGCGTCTGACCATCCGATTGCGTCGCGACGCGAAGGTGGATGTCGACGGACTGATCCGCTTCGTGTCCGAGCGGGAGGGAGCCGGCTTCACGCCGGACGGCGTTCTGACGCTTGGCGGGATACCGGGCCCGCAGGCGCTCGAGGTCACGCTGCAGCTCCTCCAGTTGCTGTCGGGTGAGCCGCTGTCCGGCCTTGCCGCCTCCGAGACCGTCCATTGA
- a CDS encoding peptidylprolyl isomerase — protein sequence MTGRWDSPRVRGLCAGLLVAFSLGCGGGELPEGVVVRIGDRDFRYEDFRAYVEESLGEDASRFGSAVLSRLFERFVDDQLLVRLARDRGLVDGQATAQEAAMRLLQASPVVVSQSEIERYYQEHQSDFARPPRVRLRQILVQDRAAAELALAELEAGVDFGELARLRSIGPSASLGGLQGELSREDLPPALADVVFELGEGEWSELLEADYGFRIFEVERVLPAGTLTLAEAAPGVRALLEEARSDQLVRAAAAEARQEYNPRVAVERLPFEYRGVFADPVAPE from the coding sequence TTGACTGGCCGGTGGGACTCGCCCCGCGTACGAGGACTCTGCGCCGGTCTCCTGGTTGCGTTCTCGCTTGGCTGCGGCGGCGGCGAGCTGCCCGAGGGAGTCGTGGTGCGAATCGGCGACCGGGACTTTCGCTACGAGGACTTTCGGGCCTACGTGGAGGAGTCCCTCGGTGAGGACGCCTCCCGGTTCGGCAGCGCGGTGCTCTCCAGGCTCTTCGAACGCTTCGTGGACGACCAGCTCCTCGTGCGGCTCGCCCGGGACCGGGGGCTCGTGGACGGGCAGGCGACGGCCCAGGAGGCGGCGATGCGGCTGCTCCAGGCGTCTCCGGTGGTCGTGTCGCAGTCGGAGATCGAGCGCTACTACCAGGAGCATCAGAGCGACTTCGCCCGGCCGCCCCGGGTGCGCCTGCGTCAGATCCTCGTCCAGGATCGGGCCGCCGCCGAACTCGCCCTGGCGGAACTCGAGGCGGGCGTCGACTTCGGCGAACTGGCGCGTCTTCGCTCCATCGGTCCCAGCGCGTCTCTCGGCGGTCTTCAGGGTGAGCTGTCGCGGGAGGATCTTCCCCCTGCGCTGGCCGATGTCGTCTTCGAACTCGGCGAAGGAGAATGGAGCGAGTTGCTCGAGGCCGACTACGGCTTTCGCATCTTCGAGGTCGAGCGCGTCCTGCCGGCAGGAACGCTCACGCTCGCGGAGGCGGCGCCAGGGGTCAGGGCGCTGCTGGAGGAGGCACGCAGCGACCAACTCGTGCGGGCGGCCGCCGCCGAGGCCCGGCAGGAGTACAATCCGCGGGTCGCGGTGGAGCGGTTGCCCTTCGAGTACCGCGGCGTCTTCGCGGATCCGGTTGCCCCGGAATGA
- a CDS encoding SurA N-terminal domain-containing protein yields the protein MTRQSPGPAPGDSRFGGLLTVGALLALLAMAALPVAGQSSPGSDNRVVLRVNDRIATLYDYQRAVNEQMNQIRAAVGLTERERQELVSDAGRVVMKLLFEELLLMSRADQMAVVIDESEVDEQVRATREQFRLESDEQFRQALAQQGMREEDFREQIRKRLRSNIVRGREVAPRVVVEDEDLRRFYRENEERFRVPERARFEEIVVLEATVPADRMAPLAALARTRLMSGGTAAEVAEGLGEGVTAVDVGWVTPGDLAPALDAVAWDLEVNGVADAIAARGGLHVLKMLERTPAAIQPFEEVREAIQMEERNRLFTEEYDLYLIELAEAAYIVERLPEGAEGYRPVEAPSLDDDALGLLAPFGPGAQDPEADDSPGEAGEAAEETDGRP from the coding sequence ATGACTCGACAGAGCCCTGGCCCCGCGCCTGGCGACTCCCGGTTTGGCGGGCTCCTTACCGTCGGTGCACTGTTGGCGCTGCTGGCGATGGCGGCTCTCCCGGTGGCTGGGCAGTCCTCGCCTGGTTCGGACAACCGCGTCGTGCTGCGGGTCAACGACCGCATCGCCACTCTCTACGACTACCAGCGGGCGGTCAATGAACAGATGAACCAGATCCGGGCCGCCGTCGGATTGACGGAACGGGAGCGGCAGGAGCTGGTTTCCGACGCGGGTCGCGTCGTCATGAAGCTCCTGTTCGAGGAACTGCTCCTCATGTCGCGGGCGGATCAGATGGCAGTCGTGATCGACGAGAGCGAGGTCGACGAGCAGGTCCGCGCGACCAGAGAGCAATTCAGACTCGAGAGCGACGAGCAGTTCCGCCAGGCGCTGGCGCAGCAGGGCATGCGGGAGGAGGACTTCAGGGAGCAGATCAGGAAGCGATTGCGGTCCAACATCGTCCGCGGCCGCGAAGTCGCTCCCCGGGTGGTCGTCGAAGACGAAGACCTGCGACGGTTCTACCGGGAGAACGAGGAGCGCTTCCGCGTTCCGGAGCGGGCGCGTTTCGAGGAGATCGTGGTCCTGGAGGCCACGGTTCCGGCCGACCGTATGGCGCCGCTGGCCGCTCTGGCGCGGACCCGGTTGATGTCGGGCGGTACGGCGGCGGAAGTGGCGGAGGGACTTGGCGAAGGTGTAACGGCCGTCGATGTCGGGTGGGTGACGCCCGGTGACCTGGCGCCAGCGCTCGATGCGGTTGCCTGGGATCTCGAAGTGAACGGCGTCGCCGACGCGATCGCAGCGCGGGGCGGCCTGCACGTACTGAAGATGCTCGAACGAACGCCCGCAGCGATCCAGCCGTTCGAGGAGGTTCGCGAGGCGATCCAGATGGAGGAGCGCAACCGGTTGTTCACCGAGGAGTACGACCTCTACCTGATCGAGCTGGCGGAGGCCGCCTACATCGTGGAGCGGCTACCCGAAGGCGCCGAGGGATATCGGCCCGTCGAGGCGCCCTCGCTGGATGACGATGCGTTGGGGCTGCTCGCTCCGTTCGGGCCGGGCGCGCAGGACCCGGAAGCGGACGATTCGCCCGGCGAAGCCGGCGAGGCGGCCGAGGAGACCGACGGCCGGCCCTGA
- a CDS encoding division/cell wall cluster transcriptional repressor MraZ: MFRGHAEAKIDAKGRLKVPSVFLRPLQERYGSDIFTTSLRGDCAWIYPLRNWEQVERRLAGLASTHRLRRKFEARVSYYGQQSRLDAQGRLIVPSRLRERAGIEGGVVVFGKSDRLEVWNLERMESELESDPFTDEDQDELTEDLEALEELRGADG; the protein is encoded by the coding sequence ATGTTTCGAGGGCATGCAGAAGCCAAGATCGACGCGAAGGGGCGGCTGAAGGTCCCAAGCGTCTTTCTCCGTCCCCTGCAGGAGCGGTACGGCTCGGACATCTTCACCACGTCGCTCCGCGGCGACTGCGCCTGGATCTATCCGCTGCGGAACTGGGAACAGGTGGAACGGCGGCTGGCCGGTCTGGCGTCCACGCACCGGTTGCGGCGGAAGTTCGAGGCCAGGGTCAGCTACTACGGTCAGCAGAGCCGGCTCGATGCGCAGGGCCGGTTGATCGTTCCCAGTCGGCTCCGGGAACGTGCCGGGATCGAGGGCGGAGTCGTCGTCTTCGGCAAGTCGGACCGTCTGGAGGTCTGGAACCTCGAACGGATGGAGAGTGAGCTCGAGTCGGACCCGTTCACCGACGAGGATCAGGACGAACTCACAGAGGACCTCGAAGCTCTCGAGGAGCTTCGCGGCGCGGACGGCTGA
- the rsmH gene encoding 16S rRNA (cytosine(1402)-N(4))-methyltransferase RsmH, which translates to MGAEPRTAIHQPVLVGEVLRFLAPERDGWFVDCTVGLGGHAAELLARFPGARVLGIDRDEEALAHARRRLREFGARAFLVHGNFHSVDEIVAEAGTGKPAGILADLGVSSLQLDQPERGFSFRRSGPLDMRMDQSTRSATRTARDMVNLESQSVLETVLRDYGEERQARKIARAIVERRRGRPIETTDELRELVHETVGSSRTRRGRAVPGSRSIDTATRTFQALRIAVNEELSGLGPALERAVNLLERDGRLVVISYHSLEDRIVKHRLRASALGEVDPVTGRPRAETRLIELMTRKPIRPQPSEVQYNPRSRSARLRAARRL; encoded by the coding sequence GTGGGCGCTGAACCGCGAACCGCTATCCACCAGCCCGTTCTGGTCGGCGAGGTCCTGCGCTTCCTCGCCCCGGAACGGGACGGCTGGTTCGTCGACTGCACGGTCGGCCTGGGCGGCCACGCAGCGGAACTCCTCGCGCGTTTTCCCGGCGCGAGGGTCCTCGGCATCGACCGCGACGAGGAAGCCCTGGCCCATGCCCGGCGCAGGCTGCGCGAGTTCGGAGCGCGAGCCTTCCTGGTACACGGCAACTTCCATTCCGTCGACGAGATCGTCGCTGAGGCGGGTACCGGAAAACCGGCGGGAATCCTCGCCGATCTGGGCGTTTCGTCGCTGCAACTCGACCAGCCGGAGCGCGGCTTCAGTTTCAGGCGCTCCGGCCCTCTCGACATGCGCATGGATCAATCGACTCGATCGGCAACGAGGACTGCGAGGGACATGGTGAATCTGGAATCCCAGAGCGTGTTGGAGACCGTGCTTCGCGACTATGGCGAGGAGCGGCAAGCCCGCAAGATCGCCCGGGCGATCGTCGAGCGGCGTCGCGGCCGACCGATCGAGACCACCGACGAACTGCGCGAGCTGGTTCACGAGACGGTTGGGTCGTCGCGGACGAGACGAGGCCGCGCGGTGCCCGGAAGCCGGTCGATCGATACCGCGACCCGGACGTTCCAGGCACTTCGGATCGCGGTCAACGAGGAGCTGTCCGGGTTGGGACCGGCCCTTGAACGGGCGGTGAATCTGCTTGAGCGGGACGGCCGGCTGGTGGTCATTTCGTACCACAGCCTGGAAGACCGGATCGTCAAGCATCGGCTCCGCGCCAGCGCCCTGGGCGAGGTCGATCCAGTGACGGGTCGCCCGCGCGCCGAAACACGGCTGATCGAACTGATGACCAGGAAGCCGATCCGGCCGCAGCCCAGCGAGGTGCAGTACAACCCGCGGTCGCGGTCGGCCCGGTTGCGCGCGGCCCGGAGGCTGTAG
- a CDS encoding penicillin-binding protein 2: MTILVAVAGLWMGAIGWKLFDLQIRGADKYREQAARQQRSEVVLNPNRGTIYDARGRTMAVSVETRTLYAETAKVDDPVALAATIAPLVGRTEERIKALLQKPGHVPLARKLDRDLAKGIDLSAFPGLYFLAESKREYPMGSLMAHVLGFVGTDRSLAGIELRYDDEVAGESVRRHVLRDGQQRLVVVAGSLGEPKPGADLHLTIDATIQHLAERALRETIEWSKAKAGNVVILAPEDSAVLAMASYPAFDPNRFGDFGPGERRNRALQDSYEPGSTFKTITAAGAFERQVVHADQILDCGNGSIRVGKARIKDHKPFPELPFRTAIAKSSNVCAIKAGLLAGEQTMRDLVSAFGFGTATGIDVGGEHPGIVPRRVWDRETTAYASFGHGLAVTPLQLANAYAAIANGGVWNQPYIVRALEREGEMVDARPTDRSRRVISKSTAYRVVRLLEEVVVSGTGRKAAIAGYRVAGKTGTAEKSDSGGYSETGRVAGFVGIAPARAPRLVCLVMIDEPTVATGGGEVAAPAFQRIVGEALFYLGASPSSQPMGWSQPVWLRPAEPEEVKVAGAVDEENVEQEETGTEGELWTAKASS; this comes from the coding sequence TTGACGATTCTGGTCGCGGTTGCCGGTCTATGGATGGGCGCGATCGGCTGGAAGCTCTTCGACCTGCAGATCCGCGGTGCGGACAAGTACCGCGAGCAGGCCGCGCGGCAGCAGCGCAGCGAAGTCGTTCTGAACCCCAACCGGGGGACGATCTACGACGCGCGGGGCCGAACCATGGCGGTGTCGGTCGAGACGCGGACGCTCTATGCCGAAACCGCCAAGGTGGACGATCCGGTGGCGCTTGCGGCAACCATCGCCCCCCTCGTCGGTCGCACCGAGGAACGGATCAAGGCGCTGCTGCAGAAACCGGGACATGTGCCCCTGGCGCGGAAGCTCGACCGCGACCTGGCGAAGGGCATCGACCTGTCCGCCTTTCCGGGCCTCTACTTCCTTGCCGAGAGCAAGCGCGAGTACCCGATGGGTTCGCTGATGGCCCATGTGCTCGGCTTCGTCGGGACGGACCGAAGTCTCGCGGGAATCGAACTGCGATACGACGACGAGGTCGCTGGCGAGTCGGTCAGGAGGCACGTGCTCCGGGACGGTCAGCAGCGTCTGGTCGTCGTTGCCGGTTCCCTGGGCGAACCGAAACCCGGAGCGGACCTCCACCTGACGATCGACGCGACGATCCAGCACCTGGCGGAGAGGGCGCTGCGGGAGACGATCGAGTGGTCGAAGGCGAAGGCTGGAAACGTCGTGATTCTCGCGCCGGAGGATTCGGCGGTGCTGGCGATGGCCTCCTATCCGGCCTTCGACCCGAACCGGTTTGGCGACTTCGGCCCCGGCGAGCGCCGGAACCGGGCGCTGCAGGACTCGTACGAACCGGGCTCGACCTTCAAGACGATCACCGCGGCGGGCGCCTTCGAGCGGCAGGTGGTTCACGCCGACCAGATCCTCGACTGCGGTAACGGATCGATTCGCGTCGGCAAGGCAAGGATCAAGGACCACAAGCCCTTTCCCGAACTGCCTTTCCGCACCGCGATCGCCAAGTCGAGCAACGTCTGTGCGATCAAGGCGGGGCTGCTGGCAGGCGAGCAGACGATGCGGGATCTCGTGTCGGCCTTCGGGTTCGGCACCGCGACCGGAATCGACGTTGGTGGAGAGCACCCGGGGATCGTGCCGCGGCGAGTCTGGGACCGTGAGACGACGGCCTACGCTTCGTTTGGCCACGGGCTTGCGGTGACGCCCCTGCAGCTTGCCAACGCGTACGCGGCGATCGCCAATGGCGGGGTGTGGAATCAGCCCTACATCGTGAGAGCCCTGGAGCGGGAAGGCGAGATGGTCGACGCGCGTCCGACGGACCGTAGCCGGCGCGTGATCTCCAAGTCGACCGCGTATCGGGTCGTCCGACTGCTCGAGGAAGTGGTCGTCAGCGGCACCGGCAGGAAGGCCGCAATTGCCGGTTACCGGGTCGCCGGCAAGACCGGTACCGCCGAGAAGTCCGACTCGGGTGGCTACTCGGAGACCGGCCGCGTCGCCGGTTTCGTGGGCATCGCTCCCGCCCGAGCGCCCCGGTTGGTCTGTCTGGTGATGATCGATGAACCGACGGTCGCCACCGGTGGCGGCGAGGTCGCCGCACCGGCCTTCCAGCGCATCGTCGGCGAAGCGCTGTTCTACCTCGGTGCGTCGCCTTCCAGCCAGCCGATGGGCTGGAGCCAGCCGGTGTGGCTGCGACCGGCCGAGCCGGAGGAAGTCAAGGTCGCGGGCGCGGTCGACGAAGAGAACGTGGAGCAGGAGGAGACGGGGACGGAAGGCGAGCTGTGGACGGCGAAGGCTTCGAGCTGA
- a CDS encoding UDP-N-acetylmuramoyl-L-alanyl-D-glutamate--2,6-diaminopimelate ligase, which produces MRLGDAIADVTLRSPLGMAAADTEVTGVQHDSRRVESGDLFVAWRGDVHDGRHFAPDAVARGAAAVLAFGPPPAPAPVPWLEVDDPRASMGSVAARLYGHPERELLTVGVTGTNGKSTTAQLIGACLTRSGRSAAVVGTLGRTVHLPGSVPSAFEPLSQAAEDRTTPESSDLFRMLRRAVDLGARSAAIEVSSHALDQGRMNGMSFDAAVFTNLTRDHLDYHPSFEAYFAAKRRLFSLLRPGGAAVLNMDDEHGRRLARLIGSGGSVVRFSACGRVEADVRVIAAELDLAGIRAEIETPAGRVTLNSPLLGRFNLENLAAAVAAAQALGVPEEAIRDAVADQAPLSGRLEPVDRGQEFPVLVDYAHTDGGLRAALGAARELSDRRLAVVFGCGGDRDRGKRELMGRAAGELADLAIVTDDNPRTEEPGLIHAAIVVGLEAARGCAWEVVGDRRQAIRRAISVAAAEPGWTVLIAGKGHEATQTFRDTTVPFRDRDEAEAALDAMNRERGGETAPC; this is translated from the coding sequence ATGAGACTCGGCGATGCGATCGCCGACGTGACGCTCCGGTCACCGCTGGGCATGGCTGCCGCCGACACGGAAGTCACAGGCGTACAGCACGACTCCCGCCGCGTTGAAAGCGGCGACCTGTTCGTCGCCTGGCGGGGCGACGTGCACGACGGGCGCCACTTCGCTCCGGATGCCGTGGCGCGTGGCGCCGCGGCGGTGCTTGCGTTCGGCCCGCCGCCGGCCCCGGCGCCGGTACCGTGGCTGGAGGTCGACGATCCGCGCGCCAGCATGGGGAGCGTGGCCGCGAGGCTCTACGGCCACCCGGAACGCGAACTCCTGACGGTCGGCGTCACGGGCACGAACGGCAAGAGCACGACCGCGCAGTTGATCGGCGCCTGTCTGACGCGGTCGGGCCGTTCGGCCGCGGTGGTCGGAACTCTCGGACGCACGGTTCATCTGCCGGGTTCAGTTCCGTCGGCCTTCGAGCCGTTGAGCCAGGCGGCGGAGGACCGCACCACGCCGGAGAGCAGCGACCTGTTCCGGATGTTGCGCCGAGCGGTGGACCTGGGCGCCCGGTCGGCGGCGATCGAGGTGTCGTCCCACGCCCTCGACCAGGGCCGGATGAACGGCATGAGCTTCGATGCGGCGGTGTTCACGAACCTGACCCGGGACCACCTGGACTACCACCCGTCGTTCGAGGCCTACTTCGCGGCGAAGCGCCGTCTGTTCTCCCTGCTTCGCCCTGGAGGCGCGGCGGTGCTCAACATGGACGACGAGCACGGCCGTCGCCTTGCGCGCCTGATCGGGAGCGGTGGCAGCGTCGTGCGGTTCAGCGCTTGCGGACGCGTGGAGGCCGACGTGCGGGTGATCGCCGCCGAACTCGATCTCGCCGGGATTCGCGCCGAGATCGAGACGCCGGCGGGCCGCGTCACCCTGAATAGCCCGCTCCTTGGCCGCTTCAACCTCGAGAACCTGGCCGCGGCGGTCGCCGCGGCTCAAGCCCTGGGCGTGCCGGAGGAAGCGATTCGCGATGCGGTAGCCGACCAGGCGCCTCTCTCCGGACGGCTGGAACCCGTGGATCGCGGTCAGGAGTTCCCCGTTCTGGTCGACTACGCCCACACGGACGGCGGCCTGCGGGCGGCCCTCGGGGCGGCGCGGGAGCTGAGCGACCGCCGCCTTGCGGTCGTGTTCGGCTGCGGCGGCGACCGCGACCGCGGCAAGCGGGAGCTGATGGGACGCGCGGCGGGAGAACTCGCGGACCTCGCGATCGTCACGGACGACAACCCGCGCACCGAGGAGCCCGGGCTCATTCATGCCGCGATCGTCGTGGGCCTCGAGGCCGCCCGGGGCTGTGCCTGGGAAGTTGTCGGGGACCGGCGCCAGGCGATTCGCCGGGCGATATCGGTCGCGGCGGCCGAACCAGGGTGGACGGTTCTGATCGCGGGCAAGGGCCACGAGGCGACACAGACCTTTCGCGACACCACGGTGCCGTTCCGCGACCGGGACGAGGCGGAAGCGGCACTCGACGCAATGAACCGGGAGCGGGGCGGTGAGACGGCCCCTTGCTGA